The Chiloscyllium plagiosum isolate BGI_BamShark_2017 chromosome 43, ASM401019v2, whole genome shotgun sequence genome includes a window with the following:
- the cdk4 gene encoding cyclin-dependent kinase 4 isoform X1, translating to MQQYEPVAEIGEGAYGTVYKARDSLSGKFVALKNVRVQRNEDGLPPSTVREVALLKRLEYFDHPNVVRLFDVCATMRADRETKVTLVFEHVDQDLKTYLEKAPSPGLPAETIKDLMNQLLNGLAFLHSQSVVHRDLKPENILVTSRGQVKLADFGLARIYSCQMALTPVVVTLWYRAPEVLLQATYATPVDMWSTGCIFAEMFRRRPLFCGKSELDQLGKIIDMTGLPAEEDWPEDVTLPRSAFPNHPPQLVKSYVPEIDDLGAELLLELLAFSPHKRISAFDALRHPYFQGQSPEV from the exons ATGCAGCAGTATGAGCCTGTGGCAGAGATCGGAGAAGGGGCGTATGGTACTGTTTACAAGGCACGAGACTCTCTGAGTGGAAAATTTGTTGCTCTAAAAAATGTGCGGGTTCAAAGAAATGAAGATGGCCTGCCACCGTCGACTGTGAGGGAAGTGGCCCTTCTGAAGCGGCTGGAGTATTTTGACCATCCCAACGTTGTAAG GTTGTTTGACGTGTGTGCGACAATGAGAGCAGACAGAGAAACTAAGGTCACTTTGGTGTTTGAGCATGTCGACCAGGATCTGAAAACTTATTTGGAGAAAGCACCGTCACCTGGCCTACCAGCTGAAACAATCAAG GATCTGATGAATCAGTTGCTGAATGGTTTGGCATTCCTTCATTCTCAGAGTGTGGTGCACCGGGACCTTAAGCCAGAGAACATCCTGGTGACCAGCCGGGGACAGGTGAAGCTGGCTGACTTTGGCTTGGCTCGTATCTACAGCTGCCAGATGGCCCTCACTCCAGTG GTGGTGACCCTGTGGTACCGTGCCCCAGAGGTACTATTGCAGGCAACATACGCTACTCCTGTTGACATGTGGAGTACAGGCTGTATCTTTGCTGAGATGTTTCGACGAAG GCCTCTGTTTTGTGGGAAATCGGAACTTGACCAACTAGGAAAGATTATTGA CATGACTGGGCTCCCGGCAGAGGAAGATTGGCCAGAAGATGTGACGCTTCCACGAAGCGCATTCCCCAACCATCCTCCGCAATTGGTCAAGTCTTATGTACCTGAAATCGATGATTTGGGAGCAGAGCTGCTATTG gAGCTATTGGCATTCAGCCCTCATAAAAGAATCTCCGCTTTTGACGCCCTGCGACATCCTTATTTTCAAGGCCAAAGTCCTGAAGTTTAA
- the cdk4 gene encoding cyclin-dependent kinase 4 isoform X3: MQQYEPVAEIGEGAYGTVYKARDSLSGKFVALKNVRVQRNEDGLPPSTVREVALLKRLEYFDHPNVVRLFDVCATMRADRETKVTLVFEHVDQDLKTYLEKAPSPGLPAETIKSVVHRDLKPENILVTSRGQVKLADFGLARIYSCQMALTPVVVTLWYRAPEVLLQATYATPVDMWSTGCIFAEMFRRRPLFCGKSELDQLGKIIDMTGLPAEEDWPEDVTLPRSAFPNHPPQLVKSYVPEIDDLGAELLLELLAFSPHKRISAFDALRHPYFQGQSPEV; the protein is encoded by the exons ATGCAGCAGTATGAGCCTGTGGCAGAGATCGGAGAAGGGGCGTATGGTACTGTTTACAAGGCACGAGACTCTCTGAGTGGAAAATTTGTTGCTCTAAAAAATGTGCGGGTTCAAAGAAATGAAGATGGCCTGCCACCGTCGACTGTGAGGGAAGTGGCCCTTCTGAAGCGGCTGGAGTATTTTGACCATCCCAACGTTGTAAG GTTGTTTGACGTGTGTGCGACAATGAGAGCAGACAGAGAAACTAAGGTCACTTTGGTGTTTGAGCATGTCGACCAGGATCTGAAAACTTATTTGGAGAAAGCACCGTCACCTGGCCTACCAGCTGAAACAATCAAG AGTGTGGTGCACCGGGACCTTAAGCCAGAGAACATCCTGGTGACCAGCCGGGGACAGGTGAAGCTGGCTGACTTTGGCTTGGCTCGTATCTACAGCTGCCAGATGGCCCTCACTCCAGTG GTGGTGACCCTGTGGTACCGTGCCCCAGAGGTACTATTGCAGGCAACATACGCTACTCCTGTTGACATGTGGAGTACAGGCTGTATCTTTGCTGAGATGTTTCGACGAAG GCCTCTGTTTTGTGGGAAATCGGAACTTGACCAACTAGGAAAGATTATTGA CATGACTGGGCTCCCGGCAGAGGAAGATTGGCCAGAAGATGTGACGCTTCCACGAAGCGCATTCCCCAACCATCCTCCGCAATTGGTCAAGTCTTATGTACCTGAAATCGATGATTTGGGAGCAGAGCTGCTATTG gAGCTATTGGCATTCAGCCCTCATAAAAGAATCTCCGCTTTTGACGCCCTGCGACATCCTTATTTTCAAGGCCAAAGTCCTGAAGTTTAA
- the cdk4 gene encoding cyclin-dependent kinase 4 isoform X2, which translates to MQQYEPVAEIGEGAYGTVYKARDSLSGKFVALKNVRVQRNEDGLPPSTVREVALLKRLEYFDHPNVVRLFDVCATMRADRETKVTLVFEHVDQDLKTYLEKAPSPGLPAETIKDLMNQLLNGLAFLHSQSVVHRDLKPENILVTSRGQVKLADFGLARIYSCQMALTPVVVTLWYRAPEVLLQATYATPVDMWSTGCIFAEMFRRRPLFCGKSELDQLGKIIESYWHSALIKESPLLTPCDILIFKAKVLKFKIDSELRIRNCLCLCLQIITWVLLLQLSYRLALRIGREEGCFTEN; encoded by the exons ATGCAGCAGTATGAGCCTGTGGCAGAGATCGGAGAAGGGGCGTATGGTACTGTTTACAAGGCACGAGACTCTCTGAGTGGAAAATTTGTTGCTCTAAAAAATGTGCGGGTTCAAAGAAATGAAGATGGCCTGCCACCGTCGACTGTGAGGGAAGTGGCCCTTCTGAAGCGGCTGGAGTATTTTGACCATCCCAACGTTGTAAG GTTGTTTGACGTGTGTGCGACAATGAGAGCAGACAGAGAAACTAAGGTCACTTTGGTGTTTGAGCATGTCGACCAGGATCTGAAAACTTATTTGGAGAAAGCACCGTCACCTGGCCTACCAGCTGAAACAATCAAG GATCTGATGAATCAGTTGCTGAATGGTTTGGCATTCCTTCATTCTCAGAGTGTGGTGCACCGGGACCTTAAGCCAGAGAACATCCTGGTGACCAGCCGGGGACAGGTGAAGCTGGCTGACTTTGGCTTGGCTCGTATCTACAGCTGCCAGATGGCCCTCACTCCAGTG GTGGTGACCCTGTGGTACCGTGCCCCAGAGGTACTATTGCAGGCAACATACGCTACTCCTGTTGACATGTGGAGTACAGGCTGTATCTTTGCTGAGATGTTTCGACGAAG GCCTCTGTTTTGTGGGAAATCGGAACTTGACCAACTAGGAAAGATTATTGA gAGCTATTGGCATTCAGCCCTCATAAAAGAATCTCCGCTTTTGACGCCCTGCGACATCCTTATTTTCAAGGCCAAAGTCCTGAAGTTTAAGATCGATAGTGAGCTGAGGATAAGAAACTGCCTGTGCCTTTGTCTGCAAATCATCACTTGGGTGCTACTGTTACAACTGTCCTACAGACTTGCACTCAGGATAGGGAGGGAGGAGGGGTGTTTCACAGAAAACTGA